In the Theobroma cacao cultivar B97-61/B2 chromosome 1, Criollo_cocoa_genome_V2, whole genome shotgun sequence genome, one interval contains:
- the LOC18613460 gene encoding uncharacterized protein LOC18613460 isoform X3, which produces MADYHKLTDTLLFESQSPSGSRLNEDGYGELQNTSVFDDTIVLDSPLNENQTQLENVCFDTEVVDDDDLGNMEDVKAGQLLCEFDMEVVLDSEDEGVRKTKSESFVDGKITGRLEEKEVDLPKRERQTQSLDADAVDKQFGAGKKGFSVNTDRSHGKKDVTRLSVCDHETGRLEYVCSQEPEESSQANALCFVDNFLTFNDADMCQRVEERTGARKKSPLVSTAKGTQRLARIINRGSPVKEMVTFEWFESDQHGETDSFSRRMTASSEFGDFRQRTDKRHQNLHSKKERGLSNDHEEKKESVNLDKDIRCPSHSHSSFMEQGSKVSTKIEQESERNLINGSVKELDNLMRKESPWEKVEASGTAGDIPDMFDVGIGTQIAAEAMEALFYGPPIGCKAGDICEGPEDFHTDFPEDKTKSRTDLEQHSLQKPAASELGDKAKQSIRRKRSTRRYSKEVFNSSWNCNYQVLHHTIKPKPCKSKQSEAHAVSSNNLKKCVSCVSPSIPDEQTLFRKQLSRKEPVIDQTRHWDGASMKGTKDQPAKHRVMTNNVKEGRMLIYKRKRKRVVADPPKLLNGKQKCSTLHSNTSAQALDGKLSEQEKISTQEAAIARFLRLIPKGKRTRRKVPVHYGGASNMLASLTSVGTEEHNLHSVRSQKMPEDDETTFNNFNMKGKKCSAISLLSLEHNSDESLSRRNCNEQIAGIVTNSDSAVTSTRISASNLDRSKTVQTGKLDYMDSTLVINGSENYSFGILQKKSVESSGTECNTRVSCRESVNETSFNNMPYVYHRRHCNKNLPKPSILKELNGLGVPDSISDFTRKGFRTRREVAFVRVLFSQHLGDDIIKQQKKISARLGISITSCSMDATHFIADEFVRTKNMLEAIALGKPVVTHLWLDSCGQASCLLDEKNYMLRDSKKEKEIGFSMPVSLARARQYPLLKGRRVCITQNVKPNKEMITSLVRAVGGEVVGTSQKLAAKDQKIPDDLLILSCEEDLAICGPLLDKGAAVYSSELLLSGIVIQKLEYERAIIMLFA; this is translated from the exons ATGGCTGATTATCATAAGCTCACTGATACTCTGCTCTTTGAGTCTCAGTCCCCGTCCG GAAGTAGGTTGAATGAAGATGGGTACGGAGAGTTGCAAAACACTTCCGTTTTTGATGATACCATTGTGCTTGATAGTCCATTAAATGAAAACCAAACCCAGTTGGAGAATGTTTGCTTTGACACTGAAGTAGTGGATGATGATGATCTAGGTAATATGGAGGATGTGAAAGCTGGACAGTTACTGTGTGAGTTTGATATGGAAGTTGTTCTTGACAGTGAGGATGAAGGAGTTCGTAAAACCAAGTCTGAAAGTTTTGTTGACGGTAAGATCACCGGAAGATTGGAAGAGAAAGAAGTAGACCTACCAAAGAGGGAGAGACAAACCCAAAGTTTAGATGCTGATGCAGTTGATAAACAATTTGGTGCAG GGAAGAAAGGGTTTTCTGTCAATACTGATAGGAGTCATGGGAAAAAAGATGTGACTCGGTTGTCTGTATGTGATCATGAGACTGGAAGGCTGGAGTATGTCTGTTCTCAAGAACCTGAAGAGTCATCCCAAGCTAATGCACTTTGCTTTGTGGATAACTTCTTGACCTTCAATGATGCGGATATGTGTCAAAGAGTTGAAGAGAGAACAGGTGCACGGAAGAAATCACCTCTTGTCTCGACTGCAAAGGGAACTCAACGTTTGGCTAGGATAATCAATCGGGGATCTCCAGTCAAAGAAATGGTAACCTTTGAATGGTTTGAGAGCGATCAGCATGGAGAGACTGATTCCTTTAGCAGGAGGATGACAGCATCTTCTGAATTTGGGGACTTCAGGCAGAGGACTGATAAACGGCATCAAAATCTCCAcagtaaaaaggaaagaggCTTAAGCAACGATCatgaagagaagaaagagtCTGTAAACCTCGACAAGGACATTAGATGTCCAAGTCATTCACATTCAAGTTTCATGGAGCAGGGTTCGAAAGTGAGTACCAAGATAGAACAAGAATCTGAAAGGAATCTCATAAATGGATCCGTCAAGGAGTTGGATAACCTCATGCGGAAAGAATCACCATGGGAGAAGGTTGAAGCCAGTGGTACTGCAGGAGACATACCAGACATGTTTGATGTCGGAATTGGTACTCAAATAGCTGCAGAAGCGATGGAGGCTTTGTTTTATGGTCCCCCTATTGGTTGCAAAGCTGGTGATATATGTGAAGGTCCAGAAGATTTCCACACAGACTTTCCTGAAGACAAAACAAAGAGTAGAACTGATTTGGAGCAGCATTCCCTTCAAAAACCTGCTGCCTCTGAGTTAGGAGACAAAGCAAAACAGTCAATTCGAAGAAAGCGTTCTACTAGAAGATATAGTAAAGAAGTTTTTAATTCATCTTGGAACTGTAATTATCAGGTGTTGCATCACACTATAAAACCAAAACCATGTAAGAGCAAGCAATCAGAGGCACATGCTGTGAGCAGCAACAACCTAAAAAAGTGTGTGAGTTGTGTGAGTCCATCAATTCCAGATGAGCAAACCTTGTTCAGGAAACAACTGTCACGGAAGGAACCTGTTATTGATCAAACTAGGCACTGGGATGGAGCTAGCATGAAAGGGACCAAGGACCAACCAGCTAAACATAGAGTAATGACCAATAATGTTAAGGAGGGCAGAATGCTTATATATAAGAGGAAGAGGAAACGTGTGGTTGCTGATCCACCTAAATTGTTGAATGGCAAGCAGAAATGCTCCACGTTGCATTCTAATACCTCTGCTCAAGCTTTAGATGGCAAactgagtgaacaagaaaaaatTAGTACACAAGAAGCTGCAATAGCCAGATTTTTAAGATTAATTCccaaaggaaaaagaacacGCCGTAAAGTGCCAGTCCATTATGGTGGAGCGAGTAACATGCTTGCTTCACTCACTAGTGTTGGTACAGAAGAACACAACCTGCATTCTGTCAGAAGTCAGAAAATGCCAGAAGATGATGAAACCACTTTTAATAACTTCAACATGAAGGGGAAAAAGTGTTCTGCCATCTCTCTACTTTCTTTAGAACATAATTCTGATGAAAGTTTATCAAGACGGAATTGTAATGAACAAATTGCAGGTATTGTTACAAACAGTGATTCTGCAGTCACAAGCACTAGAATATCTGCTTCAAACTTGGATAGATCCAAGACTGTCCAAACTGGCAAGCTAGATTATATGGATTCTACATTGGTTATCAATGGCTCAGAGAACTATAGTTTTGGAATATTGCAGAAAAAGAGTGTTGAATCCTCTGGTACTGAATGTAATACTAGAGTTAGTTGTAGAGAAAGTGTGAATGAGACATCATTCAACAATATGCCTTACGTATATCATAGAAGACATTGCAACAAAAACCTACCAAAACCATCAATTTTGAAAGAGCTTAATGGATTAGGTGTTCCTGACTCAATATCTGATTTTACACGGAAAGGTTTCAGAACACGAAGAGAAGTGGCCTTTGTTCGAGTCTTGTTTAGCCAGCATTTGGGTGATGACATAATCAAGCAGCAGAAAAAg ATCTCTGCACGGCTGGGTATTTCTATCACATCATGTTCCATGGATGCCACACATTTTATAGCAGACGAATTTGTGCGTACAAAAAACATGTTGGAAGCCATTGCTCTTGGCAAACCAGTGGTGACGCATCTATGGCTTGATAGCTGTGGACAAGCAAGTTGCTTACTTGACGAGAAAAATTACATGCTGAGGGActccaaaaaggaaaaggaaattggCTTTAGCATGCCTGTTTCATTGGCTCGTGCAAGACAGTATCCACTCCTAAAG GGTAGAAGAGTCTGTATCACCCAAAATGTTAAACCTAATAAAGAGATGATCACCAGCTTGGTCAGAGCAGTTGGAGGTGAG GTAGTGGGGACTAGTCAGAAATTGGCAGCAAAAGATCAAAAGATTCCAGATGATCTCTTGATTCTTTCTTGTGAAGAAGATCTAGCAATCTGTGGACCCTTACTTGATAAAG GAGCAGCAGTCTATAGTTCAGAGCTTCTGCTGAGCGGGATTGTCATCCAAAAATTGGAATATGAGAG GGCCATCATTATGCTCTTTGCTTAG
- the LOC18613460 gene encoding uncharacterized protein LOC18613460 isoform X2 — translation MADYHKLTDTLLFESQSPSGSRLNEDGYGELQNTSVFDDTIVLDSPLNENQTQLENVCFDTEVVDDDDLGNMEDVKAGQLLCEFDMEVVLDSEDEGVRKTKSESFVDGKITGRLEEKEVDLPKRERQTQSLDADAVDKQFGAGKKGFSVNTDRSHGKKDVTRLSVCDHETGRLEYVCSQEPEESSQANALCFVDNFLTFNDADMCQRVEERTGARKKSPLVSTAKGTQRLARIINRGSPVKEMVTFEWFESDQHGETDSFSRRMTASSEFGDFRQRTDKRHQNLHSKKERGLSNDHEEKKESVNLDKDIRCPSHSHSSFMEQGSKVSTKIEQESERNLINGSVKELDNLMRKESPWEKVEASGTAGDIPDMFDVGIGTQIAAEAMEALFYGPPIGCKAGDICEGPEDFHTDFPEDKTKSRTDLEQHSLQKPAASELGDKAKQSIRRKRSTRRYSKEVFNSSWNCNYQVLHHTIKPKPCKSKQSEAHAVSSNNLKKCVSCVSPSIPDEQTLFRKQLSRKEPVIDQTRHWDGASMKGTKDQPAKHRVMTNNVKEGRMLIYKRKRKRVVADPPKLLNGKQKCSTLHSNTSAQALDGKLSEQEKISTQEAAIARFLRLIPKGKRTRRKVPVHYGGASNMLASLTSVGTEEHNLHSVRSQKMPEDDETTFNNFNMKGKKCSAISLLSLEHNSDESLSRRNCNEQIAGIVTNSDSAVTSTRISASNLDRSKTVQTGKLDYMDSTLVINGSENYSFGILQKKSVESSGTECNTRVSCRESVNETSFNNMPYVYHRRHCNKNLPKPSILKELNGLGVPDSISDFTRKGFRTRREVAFVRVLFSQHLGDDIIKQQKKISARLGISITSCSMDATHFIADEFVRTKNMLEAIALGKPVVTHLWLDSCGQASCLLDEKNYMLRDSKKEKEIGFSMPVSLARARQYPLLKGRRVCITQNVKPNKEMITSLVRAVGGEVVGTSQKLAAKDQKIPDDLLILSCEEDLAICGPLLDKAVYSSELLLSGIVIQKLEYERHQLLVKFVKEKRKISEGNRHSRRLSKR, via the exons ATGGCTGATTATCATAAGCTCACTGATACTCTGCTCTTTGAGTCTCAGTCCCCGTCCG GAAGTAGGTTGAATGAAGATGGGTACGGAGAGTTGCAAAACACTTCCGTTTTTGATGATACCATTGTGCTTGATAGTCCATTAAATGAAAACCAAACCCAGTTGGAGAATGTTTGCTTTGACACTGAAGTAGTGGATGATGATGATCTAGGTAATATGGAGGATGTGAAAGCTGGACAGTTACTGTGTGAGTTTGATATGGAAGTTGTTCTTGACAGTGAGGATGAAGGAGTTCGTAAAACCAAGTCTGAAAGTTTTGTTGACGGTAAGATCACCGGAAGATTGGAAGAGAAAGAAGTAGACCTACCAAAGAGGGAGAGACAAACCCAAAGTTTAGATGCTGATGCAGTTGATAAACAATTTGGTGCAG GGAAGAAAGGGTTTTCTGTCAATACTGATAGGAGTCATGGGAAAAAAGATGTGACTCGGTTGTCTGTATGTGATCATGAGACTGGAAGGCTGGAGTATGTCTGTTCTCAAGAACCTGAAGAGTCATCCCAAGCTAATGCACTTTGCTTTGTGGATAACTTCTTGACCTTCAATGATGCGGATATGTGTCAAAGAGTTGAAGAGAGAACAGGTGCACGGAAGAAATCACCTCTTGTCTCGACTGCAAAGGGAACTCAACGTTTGGCTAGGATAATCAATCGGGGATCTCCAGTCAAAGAAATGGTAACCTTTGAATGGTTTGAGAGCGATCAGCATGGAGAGACTGATTCCTTTAGCAGGAGGATGACAGCATCTTCTGAATTTGGGGACTTCAGGCAGAGGACTGATAAACGGCATCAAAATCTCCAcagtaaaaaggaaagaggCTTAAGCAACGATCatgaagagaagaaagagtCTGTAAACCTCGACAAGGACATTAGATGTCCAAGTCATTCACATTCAAGTTTCATGGAGCAGGGTTCGAAAGTGAGTACCAAGATAGAACAAGAATCTGAAAGGAATCTCATAAATGGATCCGTCAAGGAGTTGGATAACCTCATGCGGAAAGAATCACCATGGGAGAAGGTTGAAGCCAGTGGTACTGCAGGAGACATACCAGACATGTTTGATGTCGGAATTGGTACTCAAATAGCTGCAGAAGCGATGGAGGCTTTGTTTTATGGTCCCCCTATTGGTTGCAAAGCTGGTGATATATGTGAAGGTCCAGAAGATTTCCACACAGACTTTCCTGAAGACAAAACAAAGAGTAGAACTGATTTGGAGCAGCATTCCCTTCAAAAACCTGCTGCCTCTGAGTTAGGAGACAAAGCAAAACAGTCAATTCGAAGAAAGCGTTCTACTAGAAGATATAGTAAAGAAGTTTTTAATTCATCTTGGAACTGTAATTATCAGGTGTTGCATCACACTATAAAACCAAAACCATGTAAGAGCAAGCAATCAGAGGCACATGCTGTGAGCAGCAACAACCTAAAAAAGTGTGTGAGTTGTGTGAGTCCATCAATTCCAGATGAGCAAACCTTGTTCAGGAAACAACTGTCACGGAAGGAACCTGTTATTGATCAAACTAGGCACTGGGATGGAGCTAGCATGAAAGGGACCAAGGACCAACCAGCTAAACATAGAGTAATGACCAATAATGTTAAGGAGGGCAGAATGCTTATATATAAGAGGAAGAGGAAACGTGTGGTTGCTGATCCACCTAAATTGTTGAATGGCAAGCAGAAATGCTCCACGTTGCATTCTAATACCTCTGCTCAAGCTTTAGATGGCAAactgagtgaacaagaaaaaatTAGTACACAAGAAGCTGCAATAGCCAGATTTTTAAGATTAATTCccaaaggaaaaagaacacGCCGTAAAGTGCCAGTCCATTATGGTGGAGCGAGTAACATGCTTGCTTCACTCACTAGTGTTGGTACAGAAGAACACAACCTGCATTCTGTCAGAAGTCAGAAAATGCCAGAAGATGATGAAACCACTTTTAATAACTTCAACATGAAGGGGAAAAAGTGTTCTGCCATCTCTCTACTTTCTTTAGAACATAATTCTGATGAAAGTTTATCAAGACGGAATTGTAATGAACAAATTGCAGGTATTGTTACAAACAGTGATTCTGCAGTCACAAGCACTAGAATATCTGCTTCAAACTTGGATAGATCCAAGACTGTCCAAACTGGCAAGCTAGATTATATGGATTCTACATTGGTTATCAATGGCTCAGAGAACTATAGTTTTGGAATATTGCAGAAAAAGAGTGTTGAATCCTCTGGTACTGAATGTAATACTAGAGTTAGTTGTAGAGAAAGTGTGAATGAGACATCATTCAACAATATGCCTTACGTATATCATAGAAGACATTGCAACAAAAACCTACCAAAACCATCAATTTTGAAAGAGCTTAATGGATTAGGTGTTCCTGACTCAATATCTGATTTTACACGGAAAGGTTTCAGAACACGAAGAGAAGTGGCCTTTGTTCGAGTCTTGTTTAGCCAGCATTTGGGTGATGACATAATCAAGCAGCAGAAAAAg ATCTCTGCACGGCTGGGTATTTCTATCACATCATGTTCCATGGATGCCACACATTTTATAGCAGACGAATTTGTGCGTACAAAAAACATGTTGGAAGCCATTGCTCTTGGCAAACCAGTGGTGACGCATCTATGGCTTGATAGCTGTGGACAAGCAAGTTGCTTACTTGACGAGAAAAATTACATGCTGAGGGActccaaaaaggaaaaggaaattggCTTTAGCATGCCTGTTTCATTGGCTCGTGCAAGACAGTATCCACTCCTAAAG GGTAGAAGAGTCTGTATCACCCAAAATGTTAAACCTAATAAAGAGATGATCACCAGCTTGGTCAGAGCAGTTGGAGGTGAG GTAGTGGGGACTAGTCAGAAATTGGCAGCAAAAGATCAAAAGATTCCAGATGATCTCTTGATTCTTTCTTGTGAAGAAGATCTAGCAATCTGTGGACCCTTACTTGATAAAG CAGTCTATAGTTCAGAGCTTCTGCTGAGCGGGATTGTCATCCAAAAATTGGAATATGAGAG GCACCAACTCTTGGTCAAGtttgtgaaagaaaaaagaaagatctCAGAGGGGAACAGACACAGCAGAAGGTTAAGCAAACGCTAA
- the LOC18613460 gene encoding uncharacterized protein LOC18613460 isoform X1 — protein sequence MADYHKLTDTLLFESQSPSGSRLNEDGYGELQNTSVFDDTIVLDSPLNENQTQLENVCFDTEVVDDDDLGNMEDVKAGQLLCEFDMEVVLDSEDEGVRKTKSESFVDGKITGRLEEKEVDLPKRERQTQSLDADAVDKQFGAGKKGFSVNTDRSHGKKDVTRLSVCDHETGRLEYVCSQEPEESSQANALCFVDNFLTFNDADMCQRVEERTGARKKSPLVSTAKGTQRLARIINRGSPVKEMVTFEWFESDQHGETDSFSRRMTASSEFGDFRQRTDKRHQNLHSKKERGLSNDHEEKKESVNLDKDIRCPSHSHSSFMEQGSKVSTKIEQESERNLINGSVKELDNLMRKESPWEKVEASGTAGDIPDMFDVGIGTQIAAEAMEALFYGPPIGCKAGDICEGPEDFHTDFPEDKTKSRTDLEQHSLQKPAASELGDKAKQSIRRKRSTRRYSKEVFNSSWNCNYQVLHHTIKPKPCKSKQSEAHAVSSNNLKKCVSCVSPSIPDEQTLFRKQLSRKEPVIDQTRHWDGASMKGTKDQPAKHRVMTNNVKEGRMLIYKRKRKRVVADPPKLLNGKQKCSTLHSNTSAQALDGKLSEQEKISTQEAAIARFLRLIPKGKRTRRKVPVHYGGASNMLASLTSVGTEEHNLHSVRSQKMPEDDETTFNNFNMKGKKCSAISLLSLEHNSDESLSRRNCNEQIAGIVTNSDSAVTSTRISASNLDRSKTVQTGKLDYMDSTLVINGSENYSFGILQKKSVESSGTECNTRVSCRESVNETSFNNMPYVYHRRHCNKNLPKPSILKELNGLGVPDSISDFTRKGFRTRREVAFVRVLFSQHLGDDIIKQQKKISARLGISITSCSMDATHFIADEFVRTKNMLEAIALGKPVVTHLWLDSCGQASCLLDEKNYMLRDSKKEKEIGFSMPVSLARARQYPLLKGRRVCITQNVKPNKEMITSLVRAVGGEVVGTSQKLAAKDQKIPDDLLILSCEEDLAICGPLLDKGAAVYSSELLLSGIVIQKLEYERHQLLVKFVKEKRKISEGNRHSRRLSKR from the exons ATGGCTGATTATCATAAGCTCACTGATACTCTGCTCTTTGAGTCTCAGTCCCCGTCCG GAAGTAGGTTGAATGAAGATGGGTACGGAGAGTTGCAAAACACTTCCGTTTTTGATGATACCATTGTGCTTGATAGTCCATTAAATGAAAACCAAACCCAGTTGGAGAATGTTTGCTTTGACACTGAAGTAGTGGATGATGATGATCTAGGTAATATGGAGGATGTGAAAGCTGGACAGTTACTGTGTGAGTTTGATATGGAAGTTGTTCTTGACAGTGAGGATGAAGGAGTTCGTAAAACCAAGTCTGAAAGTTTTGTTGACGGTAAGATCACCGGAAGATTGGAAGAGAAAGAAGTAGACCTACCAAAGAGGGAGAGACAAACCCAAAGTTTAGATGCTGATGCAGTTGATAAACAATTTGGTGCAG GGAAGAAAGGGTTTTCTGTCAATACTGATAGGAGTCATGGGAAAAAAGATGTGACTCGGTTGTCTGTATGTGATCATGAGACTGGAAGGCTGGAGTATGTCTGTTCTCAAGAACCTGAAGAGTCATCCCAAGCTAATGCACTTTGCTTTGTGGATAACTTCTTGACCTTCAATGATGCGGATATGTGTCAAAGAGTTGAAGAGAGAACAGGTGCACGGAAGAAATCACCTCTTGTCTCGACTGCAAAGGGAACTCAACGTTTGGCTAGGATAATCAATCGGGGATCTCCAGTCAAAGAAATGGTAACCTTTGAATGGTTTGAGAGCGATCAGCATGGAGAGACTGATTCCTTTAGCAGGAGGATGACAGCATCTTCTGAATTTGGGGACTTCAGGCAGAGGACTGATAAACGGCATCAAAATCTCCAcagtaaaaaggaaagaggCTTAAGCAACGATCatgaagagaagaaagagtCTGTAAACCTCGACAAGGACATTAGATGTCCAAGTCATTCACATTCAAGTTTCATGGAGCAGGGTTCGAAAGTGAGTACCAAGATAGAACAAGAATCTGAAAGGAATCTCATAAATGGATCCGTCAAGGAGTTGGATAACCTCATGCGGAAAGAATCACCATGGGAGAAGGTTGAAGCCAGTGGTACTGCAGGAGACATACCAGACATGTTTGATGTCGGAATTGGTACTCAAATAGCTGCAGAAGCGATGGAGGCTTTGTTTTATGGTCCCCCTATTGGTTGCAAAGCTGGTGATATATGTGAAGGTCCAGAAGATTTCCACACAGACTTTCCTGAAGACAAAACAAAGAGTAGAACTGATTTGGAGCAGCATTCCCTTCAAAAACCTGCTGCCTCTGAGTTAGGAGACAAAGCAAAACAGTCAATTCGAAGAAAGCGTTCTACTAGAAGATATAGTAAAGAAGTTTTTAATTCATCTTGGAACTGTAATTATCAGGTGTTGCATCACACTATAAAACCAAAACCATGTAAGAGCAAGCAATCAGAGGCACATGCTGTGAGCAGCAACAACCTAAAAAAGTGTGTGAGTTGTGTGAGTCCATCAATTCCAGATGAGCAAACCTTGTTCAGGAAACAACTGTCACGGAAGGAACCTGTTATTGATCAAACTAGGCACTGGGATGGAGCTAGCATGAAAGGGACCAAGGACCAACCAGCTAAACATAGAGTAATGACCAATAATGTTAAGGAGGGCAGAATGCTTATATATAAGAGGAAGAGGAAACGTGTGGTTGCTGATCCACCTAAATTGTTGAATGGCAAGCAGAAATGCTCCACGTTGCATTCTAATACCTCTGCTCAAGCTTTAGATGGCAAactgagtgaacaagaaaaaatTAGTACACAAGAAGCTGCAATAGCCAGATTTTTAAGATTAATTCccaaaggaaaaagaacacGCCGTAAAGTGCCAGTCCATTATGGTGGAGCGAGTAACATGCTTGCTTCACTCACTAGTGTTGGTACAGAAGAACACAACCTGCATTCTGTCAGAAGTCAGAAAATGCCAGAAGATGATGAAACCACTTTTAATAACTTCAACATGAAGGGGAAAAAGTGTTCTGCCATCTCTCTACTTTCTTTAGAACATAATTCTGATGAAAGTTTATCAAGACGGAATTGTAATGAACAAATTGCAGGTATTGTTACAAACAGTGATTCTGCAGTCACAAGCACTAGAATATCTGCTTCAAACTTGGATAGATCCAAGACTGTCCAAACTGGCAAGCTAGATTATATGGATTCTACATTGGTTATCAATGGCTCAGAGAACTATAGTTTTGGAATATTGCAGAAAAAGAGTGTTGAATCCTCTGGTACTGAATGTAATACTAGAGTTAGTTGTAGAGAAAGTGTGAATGAGACATCATTCAACAATATGCCTTACGTATATCATAGAAGACATTGCAACAAAAACCTACCAAAACCATCAATTTTGAAAGAGCTTAATGGATTAGGTGTTCCTGACTCAATATCTGATTTTACACGGAAAGGTTTCAGAACACGAAGAGAAGTGGCCTTTGTTCGAGTCTTGTTTAGCCAGCATTTGGGTGATGACATAATCAAGCAGCAGAAAAAg ATCTCTGCACGGCTGGGTATTTCTATCACATCATGTTCCATGGATGCCACACATTTTATAGCAGACGAATTTGTGCGTACAAAAAACATGTTGGAAGCCATTGCTCTTGGCAAACCAGTGGTGACGCATCTATGGCTTGATAGCTGTGGACAAGCAAGTTGCTTACTTGACGAGAAAAATTACATGCTGAGGGActccaaaaaggaaaaggaaattggCTTTAGCATGCCTGTTTCATTGGCTCGTGCAAGACAGTATCCACTCCTAAAG GGTAGAAGAGTCTGTATCACCCAAAATGTTAAACCTAATAAAGAGATGATCACCAGCTTGGTCAGAGCAGTTGGAGGTGAG GTAGTGGGGACTAGTCAGAAATTGGCAGCAAAAGATCAAAAGATTCCAGATGATCTCTTGATTCTTTCTTGTGAAGAAGATCTAGCAATCTGTGGACCCTTACTTGATAAAG GAGCAGCAGTCTATAGTTCAGAGCTTCTGCTGAGCGGGATTGTCATCCAAAAATTGGAATATGAGAG GCACCAACTCTTGGTCAAGtttgtgaaagaaaaaagaaagatctCAGAGGGGAACAGACACAGCAGAAGGTTAAGCAAACGCTAA